One Coffea eugenioides isolate CCC68of chromosome 2, Ceug_1.0, whole genome shotgun sequence genomic window, tatatatatcctctACCCACTCTTAtaaaacatttcatcaaaagaATCATAGTCATGTTGGTACACTAACTAAGGTCTCTGTTAGGAAGAGTACAATGTTCATGTTTTCTCCGATTACATGTTTACAACATGAAAAATAACTCTCAACTGTCAAATATTATAGCTCTAAGTGATGTGAAGGCTGTGCTACGGAATTCAACTAACATAACATGTAAGATGGCCAAAGCAAAAGTCCACGGACCGCCACTAATGGACGACTAGCCTGCCCTggaaatcaaaagacaaattcCCTTTCAGTTCTTGCCCGAGTGGTCGGTGCTGTTTATGGGTTGAAAATTGATGATCATCATAGCAGTACTGATATGATGAAGCACTTCCACATTGCGGGGCGGAAAGTGGAAAGCTTATCCTGAGTAATGCAGGTGGGCAGCGACACTGCCGATGCTACTACTGGACGGCCGGACGGACATTCAACACTGGGACTGGGGCTCCATTGTTCATAATATCGTTGCTCCAACTTAATCAGGATTAGCCGCTGCCTCCtccacttttctttctttcccttttttttttgttggtgtAAATGTATTACGGCGACCATCCAGAAGCACATGAAATCCTCAGTGTCACTtctatatttatataaaatgtcctatttatttaacttgtcatgtgttgtttatttaaatttcttctacGCTCATGTGATAAAcgggtttatttaaattttttctacGTACACTCATGTGATAAACGGGATTGACACTGAATTTGATACCGAGTAATGGCACAGAAGATCGTAATTCATCCAGAAGGACAAGAACTTATCTCACTAGATTTAGCGCATGCATGCATGCACTAAGTAATTGTGGCACAAAATCATGATTGCTTTGTTGATAAATTTAGCAGCGAGTGGAGTGATCCAAAATCTTACTACTATCTGAATAAATTTCAAGATCCCAAAACATGATAAATGATAATGCTAATATACTTAATCGCAAGACTATTGACCATAAAAAGATCATGGGAGTGACTTGGCAATTTGTGACTCTATTTCAAACgtgataaaaaattattataattgGAATACACCAACTCGTTAGTGATAGAATTGGATATGCACTTTTCCATGATgagatttatatatatatatatatgaggaTCCCCCTAGAGCTAGCCATAATTTTTATTGCCTTGGCATCTTTTTGCATTGTCAAACGGGATATGTTAAGAATTGACTGCTGGGCGATTATGTTAAAGAAGTAAAACTACCATATTTATGTGGACTGCAAAAGCCCTCCAAATGATGTGCCAAAAGGATTCATTAACCTTGGTTATCAAAACCATGCAGTTTCTacacttcatttttttttcttgaaaacacgtCCTTAATTTTGTTGTGTCATTGACTTGGCAAATTCTAATTTCTGCATAGTGATCAGTCATCAGTGATCACAAACCATTCTAATCTTGGTTTTGGGTAAAATGTGTGAAGTGATAACACTAGTCAAAGTATTCAAAAGGCAATTATTTGGAGATCGTTGACACAAAATTCTGCACGCCGGAATCACACATCAATTCCATTGTTGCAAAATTGAAGGCACGTTTGGTCTAAGTTTAGAAATCGGAATTGTAATTTGAATCAATTCCAAAAATTCAGTATGGGTTTTGATCAACAGTATCATTACAATGATTAGTGTTTGGTATATATTTATAAGGTTTTGAaatcaatttattttttattttcttttctttatttttttcttctttcccttttcttgctttttcttCCCAGCCCTTGAGTACTCATGCTTCACCAAATTCTACTGAACCACCATCTGATCGTCACCAATCAACCTTACCATCCGTAGAGCATAGGAGAGCAACTAACAAGAGATGAGAGAAAGGCTTACacaaaaagggaggaaaaaaaagagaggagaggCAACTAGATGGAGAGGAGGGACTGTCATGGAGCATTGGAGGagagaggaaaagaatgaaaagagaagaaaagggaaaatgagagagagatttacaagaaaagagagaaagaaccATATGGAGTGGGCCTGCTGCCATGGAGGGTTAAAGGAGAGAGTAAAACGAgaacaaagagagaaaaagatgACAATGAAAATCTACGCTAGAAGATGGGATGAGAGAGAAATTTTGATTATAAGATGCTGCCATGGAGATTGAGCCGACGTGATAGAGTGATAAAGACAGatatgttttcttttcttttttaatgtcCTCAAGTTAAATTGAGACAAATTTGGGAATCTACCAAAACCTACCAATTTGTTGGGGATTGAGAATTCCTAAATTTTAATGATTCACTCCAAGATTCTAAATCCAATACatacaatccaaatagcaaGAATTGGAATTATTTCAATTCCTCATTCCGATCCCCTTTTATCAAACCGCACCTAATACttgaaattattgaaaattaCTGTTACATTTTCACCAACCAATTAACAACATGGTCATGAACTTGGACTTCTCAACCATTAAAGTAGGAACTGAGAACAGGACAAGTGATTCACGTAATATCCATATAGATGAGGACATGTACATATTATATAAGTTTTATGCATACCACAACTAAAAGTGGGATAAGGCTGCTTTTTAAGTAAAAGTCTAAAACTCGAGATAACTCCCATCACTATGAAAAAGTTAACTATTGACGATTACCATGCAATGACAATTATATTAATTAACATGGCGGCAGTGCCCTGATTAAAATGGTTCTTGATTAGTGGCGGCTAATCAATCATATAGCCAAGCGTCTCTAATCTCTAAGAAGAAATGATTAGGAAGCATGCGAGAATATATTGGTGCACTACTTGATTAGTACGAAAGCGATGTACCTAGGCCAGGCCACGTTGAATATTTAATTTGGTCAGTTTTCTGTTTAAGCTTTCCACCACGGatcaaaatcatcaaaaaaaatGGGTCAAAGCTGTAAGGGGAAGTCAGAGTGGACATGGGATCAATTAATGGAGAACAGAGAGAATTGGCAAAgcaggatgatgatgatgatgatgaggcgCAGAGTTGACATTAATCAATGAAAGCTTAATAAGCTGCATGCGTCCGGGTTGCAGTTCAAGGATTTTCCTGTTTCACTTTTCCAGTGGAGAGGGTCTCATGAGATGGGCAAAAAAAAAGACAACTTTCTATGAGTATTATTCATcgttttttttgtcaaataccTATGCGACAAAATCATGCAAGGCCATTTTCGCCTCACGCCTAAGTTGAGTCATAGTATCAAACAGAAGTCAATATTGTTAATAAATTAACTGAAAATCGTTCAGCTCGATTTGCtgaacaaaaaaaattgcacTAATGACAGAAAATATACAGAATATGAAACATGTCACAGATAATTATGCCCTTGTGTAATGTATTTGATACTTATTAAAAGATGGTCTAAACTAAACATGCAACTGAAGAATTGCAACATCACGGATAGTTTTACTTGTTAACCATTTGTGACCCTTGAATAAAGTGTTGTAACTTGAGTGTTCCTGATTACAAGGCATTCTTTTGCCATAAGTTGTGAATTTTCATTGGCATCTGAAGATTTCTGAGCTTCTTAGCAAAACTTGTAAATTCTAATAGCAAGTGGTTGATATACTTGGTTTTTCAACCTCATTTTCTTAATAATCCATCAATTATCAGGCATTGAACTCGAACTATCATAGGGGAAGAAAATATTTGGAGCATCCCTAAAAAGAGCGAGCGAGGTTCAGTTTATTTAAAAGCTAACCTCAAACTCCCTTGAAAGTTGATTAACAATCTACTAGTATATTAATGGAAGGAATCTGCCTACAGataattaatattaataagAAAGGTCGACCCTCCAAAAAGTCTTTTAGAACTATTGGGATTAGGACTACAAACGAACCGAGCCGCTCacgagcggctcgagtcaagctcgagctgGCTCGAGTCGAAATCAAGCTCAAACTCGAGCTCAAGATATTAAACTCGTTaactcgcgagccggctcgcaagttcgagtatatatatatatatatatatatattattttaagtatttatttttttattttaatagtaaattacatatatatccttaatattttatttattattagaaaaaatattattttatttatttttcaaaaataaaataattattttttatttttttcgaactcggctcgaatcaagtcgaactcgagctcaagcTTGAAATTGtcggctcgtcgagctcgagctcgagttcgagttcgagttcactAAAATTATGTTAAGGCTCGGCTCGAGAACTCGATTCGACTCGACTCATTTGCAGCCCGGATCAAGACTAATTAACCGTAAGATGGCCTTCTAAGATTACAAACGTTCATGCAACACTAGGTTTCAGCTTTGTAGAAATCCGCAAATCAGCAGCCTTTTTTGCGTTAAGCGCGTGCAGTTCATAGGGCTTGTTCTTGGTTGATTTATTTTAGGTGATCATAGATTTTAATTTGAATAATCTGTTTTGTGATGTTCTCGTTTAGTTTACTTTTATGTTCAAATTATAAATTTttgaacaataaaaaaaaactaaaatcatcccaattgagttttggttgaccATGTTTTGACTTCATGTTTTGGTCCACACGAATAGGATACCTAAAGAATAGGTATCCTATTCTTTAATCAAGAACAGAAAAAAAGAATAGGATACCTAAAGCTGGGCATAGTGATTGAATCAAACAAAATGTTGAAAAACAACTAAGGTATAACGTTTCACACTTCAAAAAGGCCCACACGGGTTCTCCTGCACATTAGCAAGACAAAAAATTATTCTATCTGTTCTGCAACTTCTTTTGTAGTACTAATTAAGTACAAGCAAAATCTTGTGTCCACAATGCAATAATTGGATGGTAGTTAATACTGACGAGATCATGAAAGCATAATGGAACTCTATACGCGTGttcaagaaaaaaatttaaataagaagagaggagaaaagcaaatcttccataaaactgaAACTAAGCTCCTCAGATATATATGTATTACAGCTTGTTACAAGGTAAGAAAGTGTTTCATCCTTTAGTATTGAGTAtgactagaaaaaaaaaatttattttcttcttttgggcTAAGTAAATATAACTCGACTTAATCACATGATAATTATTAAAATCTTCATGACTGAATTCTTTTCTTTGGCAAGCTTGATCATGACCGAATTCTACAAGTAAGTACTCTTCCATCATTCATCTCTCGAATATACTGCAAAATCACATTGTCAAGGAGAAGTACCCAAAACCCAGCTGCCTCATGGAACAAGTCATCAAACCCTGCAGATATATCGATATGTAATgagcaaaaattacaaaaaataataataataaaagataAAGGTCAAGAAAGAAGAATAGGAGTGAGAGGGCTAAGGAGGTCTTGGTCCAATAGTTAATATGGAACCTCCAGGATTTAGATGCCATGAGTTTAAACAACCCTTTCCCTTCTCCTTTTCTTAAATCCCGTCATATTTgtgcttttaaattttttataaaaaaaaagaaagaacaagaaCAAGAACAAGAGTGAGAGGAAATGGATATATATACGTAACTGGATGTATTCAATGTTGATTTTTGCATGAGGAGAATGTGCGATGGCTGCGAAAGCATCAGTGGACAAGAGGATAGTAGAGGGACATGGCCTTCTGGGGCAAAAGTCCACCACCCTAACGTCGATGGTGGTTCCAACATTCTTGCATGGCTTGTTATTGCCACTCAGGCATCTCAACCTGTAGCGTCTTCCGCATGCAGCCCCGTTATCCCACAGCCCTTCGCTAACAGCAACGAATAGGTTCCCTGCTGGGAATTGATCTGGTCTGTTGCCATTGCATCTAGTAGCTGCAACAGAATTCACAGGTCAGCTACTTAACTATACTGTATATGCATATGTGTGCAAGAAGATTGAAATTTGACATGAACAATCACTAATGGTCAGTCCTTGACGTACTTTAAaaggcaaaaaaagaaaaaaagaaatcaatctCAGTACAGTTAATTGGGTTAATGGTAGATATATATTTACTGATTACTTACGAATATATGGTGGACTATAAGATGTTGCAGTGCCAATGTCTCCCCGGACTAGGCTTATTTCACTGCAAAATAAGCTGATGAGGAGTGTTGCCACAACTAGGATAGccattttgattggaaaggaaaatTAACTTGGTACAGCTGATTGATTCTTGTTGTGTGGAATTATTGTTCTTCGCCTCCCCCAATTTATAGACGGAAGGAGCAATCCATCCTCCAATTAGGTCCTCCGCGCAATACGCTCTAAGAGTAGGACAGAAATGACATTACATACGGGTCATCATAAAGTGGAAGGAGTGAGAATCATTTACACTTGTTGTAATTGGTTTGTCGGAGTCTTCAGCGTGAGAATCTAGTTAAGCAATTCTTTATCCTGTCATTCGAAGTATCaaaagtgacggaaatgatcGTCACGACAACTGTTTCTGAGTGGTGTAACATCGATTAACAATTGCCATTAAATTATACAAATAATGAATGATAAATTACTAATTTTCCAAAGCATGTGCCACGATCTAGAAAtactgaggaaaa contains:
- the LOC113762736 gene encoding EG45-like domain containing protein, translated to MAILVVATLLISLFCSEISLVRGDIGTATSYSPPYIPTRCNGNRPDQFPAGNLFVAVSEGLWDNGAACGRRYRLRCLSGNNKPCKNVGTTIDVRVVDFCPRRPCPSTILLSTDAFAAIAHSPHAKINIEYIQV